The following are encoded together in the Culex pipiens pallens isolate TS chromosome 1, TS_CPP_V2, whole genome shotgun sequence genome:
- the LOC120418354 gene encoding uncharacterized protein LOC120418354 isoform X2, with the protein MFFPLLTNGALNSVVFAVYGQHMRTLQESCKTKSLREREWRMHVMIAGSVAGATQVMLGCPVEVVKVRIQTLQFVGHPWHCLREIIFQEGIWGLYRGITPMMWRDVLPYGVYMLVYEYMLGIEDRLHRMKLDRQAGASGVGSTYEASVIATAGATAGVISWLFIVPFDVVKTVMQTETDPTVHKSMMHCFRGLVERHGWRSLFRGSSMVIARAAPVNSATFLGYEWCLGKCHQYFTIDST; encoded by the exons ATGTTCTTTCCACTCCTAACCAACGGTGCCCTCAATTCCGTTGTCTTTGCCGTCTATGGCCAGCACATGAGAACCCTTCAGGAATC GTGTAAAACGAAGAGTTTGCGTGAGCGAGAGTGGCGAATGCACGTCATGATTGCCGGATCGGTGGCCGGTGCGACACAGGTCATGCTCGGCTGTCCCGTCGAGGTGGTCAAAGTGAGGATACAAACGTTGCAGT TCGTCGGTCATCCGTGGCACTGCCTGCGGGAAATAATCTTCCAGGAGGGCATCTGGGGCCTGTATCGCGGAATAACGCCCATGATGTGGCGGGACGTGCTGCCGTACGGCGTTTACATGCTCGTGTACGAGTACATGCTCGGGATCGAGGACCGGTTGCACCGGATGAAGCTGGACCGGCAGGCCGGTGCCAGCGGCGTCGGCAGCACTTACGAAGCGTCGGTGATTGCGACGGCCGGAGCGACGGCGGGAGTGATTTCGTGGCTGTTTATTGTCCCCTTCGACGTGGTCAAGACGGTCATGCAGACAGAAACGGATCCCACGGTGCACAAGAGCATGATGCACTGCTTCCGGGGGTTGGTGgag CGGCACGGCTGGCGGTCACTGTTCCGGGGCAGCAGCATGGTCATAGCCCGAGCGGCACCGGTCAACTCGGCCACCTTCCTGGGCTACGAGTGGTGCCTGGGGAAGTGTCACCAATACTTTACAATTGATAGTACGTGA
- the LOC120418354 gene encoding uncharacterized protein LOC120418354 isoform X1 produces MKLITCDFISGCFGGGCGVLLGHPLDTIKTWQQFSNNRISTSMYNIITRHNGLKGFYRGMFFPLLTNGALNSVVFAVYGQHMRTLQESCKTKSLREREWRMHVMIAGSVAGATQVMLGCPVEVVKVRIQTLQFVGHPWHCLREIIFQEGIWGLYRGITPMMWRDVLPYGVYMLVYEYMLGIEDRLHRMKLDRQAGASGVGSTYEASVIATAGATAGVISWLFIVPFDVVKTVMQTETDPTVHKSMMHCFRGLVERHGWRSLFRGSSMVIARAAPVNSATFLGYEWCLGKCHQYFTIDST; encoded by the exons ATGAAGCTAATAACTTGTGACTTCATTTCCGGCTGCTTCGGAG GTGGCTGTGGTGTGCTGCTAGGACATCCACTAGACACGATCAAAACTTGGCAGCAGTTCTCGAACAACCGAATCAGTACATCGATGTACAACATCATCACGCGTCACAACGGG CTAAAAGGCTTCTATCGGGGCATGTTCTTTCCACTCCTAACCAACGGTGCCCTCAATTCCGTTGTCTTTGCCGTCTATGGCCAGCACATGAGAACCCTTCAGGAATC GTGTAAAACGAAGAGTTTGCGTGAGCGAGAGTGGCGAATGCACGTCATGATTGCCGGATCGGTGGCCGGTGCGACACAGGTCATGCTCGGCTGTCCCGTCGAGGTGGTCAAAGTGAGGATACAAACGTTGCAGT TCGTCGGTCATCCGTGGCACTGCCTGCGGGAAATAATCTTCCAGGAGGGCATCTGGGGCCTGTATCGCGGAATAACGCCCATGATGTGGCGGGACGTGCTGCCGTACGGCGTTTACATGCTCGTGTACGAGTACATGCTCGGGATCGAGGACCGGTTGCACCGGATGAAGCTGGACCGGCAGGCCGGTGCCAGCGGCGTCGGCAGCACTTACGAAGCGTCGGTGATTGCGACGGCCGGAGCGACGGCGGGAGTGATTTCGTGGCTGTTTATTGTCCCCTTCGACGTGGTCAAGACGGTCATGCAGACAGAAACGGATCCCACGGTGCACAAGAGCATGATGCACTGCTTCCGGGGGTTGGTGgag CGGCACGGCTGGCGGTCACTGTTCCGGGGCAGCAGCATGGTCATAGCCCGAGCGGCACCGGTCAACTCGGCCACCTTCCTGGGCTACGAGTGGTGCCTGGGGAAGTGTCACCAATACTTTACAATTGATAGTACGTGA
- the LOC120418382 gene encoding probable serine/threonine-protein kinase kinX, protein MFSDEEINRHNYQFRFQEMESKIRKCELERTQLEQRFTQLMRERQECEKAAERSMKLKYKRMMELERQRAERNESLLRMLHKIDQQAASLAAKTDRLKMLKTQYESYLIRSWSSQRALPPSPAPSICSHQILPPAPPQPSYYRNTESPKSDFVRYLSDMTHTQTAIHNPIPPPTALSNYIASQPSSSSAWSRDPFSRTASDVIPQPTFSFPASSLNPPIPETPRHRPPSTKPQLSNEEFIQYIDNEILKAPDIPTVETPPPPMVALPNIRVDPPTITPSPLPAAYLEDVTNEEEVKPLTEYDEDKAYIIEDLAEKLTLYDQAEEQPKQEDTEITQRWERIVEVNSTKPEEEPSVQETNQSSIEEWDEIPTAQPASESVKAELKLEEPDMETSQEVYPEQTQNSSASEEVQQEPSVSYEQPELSTAPEEVQLEYQQSYASEADYQQYPTAVEQEYQAPVDYNYQYAPEQPVPTEADTNQPPIQQEDPAYWTTARQAVKAKTITALGQSRTPETIAEVANNGEVVEPVERRSTPSESKRSSPMGEIVSTSEIHQSQPEEQPAVDTTQYDYSQYPQEYDPAAEQQAYQQYPQDGSDQQYYEYQEQDPAQAQQQYQEYAEGTNVDPNQYQQATEYPGPTQYVFEQGYYDQPQPVDPNQQQAYYDQSQQPLPTEDQQQYDPNQQAYYDPNAEQQQPYYEEAPAPDQTVYEQSQDYGAYETSQSEGQEAVAVPVETEAVEQKEPETESISKVEEETPAVGTEEASSPSLLFATSEESEQHAKVVEEKQEQKKIEESRGGEDGKDTTTVSSVNDESDFDFSTQ, encoded by the exons atgttttccgACGAGGAGATCAACCGCCACAACTACCAGTTCCGATTCCAGGAGATGGAAAGCAAGATCCGGAAATG TGAACTGGAACGAACCCAGCTGGAGCAGCGCTTTACGCAGCTGATGCGAGAACGTCAGGAATG cgaGAAAGCTGCCGAAAGGTCGATGAAGCTCAAGTACAAGCGAATGATGGAACTGGAGAGGCAGCGAGCGGAGCGGAACGAAAGTCTGCTGAGAATGCTGCACAAGATCGATCAGCAAGCTGCTTCCCTAGCGGCCAAGACCGATCGCTTGAAGATGCTTAAG ACCCAATACGAATCGTATCTTATTCGTTCCTGGTCATCCCAACGTGCGCTTCCTCCTTCACCAGCTCCGTCAATCTGTTCCCATCAGATCTTACCTCCAGCTCCTCCTCAACCATCCTACTACCGAAACACCGAATCGCCCAAGTCCGACTTTGTCCGTTACCTCTCGGACATGACCCACACCCAAACGGCAATCCACAACCCGATTCCTCCTCCGACGGCCCTTTCCAACTACATTGCTTCCCAACCCTCCAGCAGTTCCGCATGGTCACGAGATCCGTTCAGCCGAACCGCTTCCGACGTGATCCCTCAGCCAACCTTCAGCTTCCCGGCTTCTTCCCTCAACCCACCAATCCCCGAGACGCCCCGTCATCGACCTCCCTCAACCAAACCCCAGCTCTCGAACGAGGAGTTCATCCAGTACATCGACAACGAGATCCTCAAGGCACCGGACATTCCCACCGTGGAGACTCCTCCTCCACCGATGGTCGCCCTGCCGAACATCCGAGTTGATCCGCCGACCATCACTCCGAGTCCGCTTCCGGCGGCATACCTGGAGGACGTCACAAACGAGGAGGAGGTTAAGCCGTTGACGGAGTACGACGAGGACAAGGCGTACATTATTGAGGATCTGGCTGAGAAACTGACGCTGTACGATCAAGCTGAAGAGCAACCAAAGCAGGAGGATACGGAGATCACGCAGCGTTGGGAGCGGATTGTCGAGGTTAACTCGACAAAGCCGGAAGAGGAACCTTCGGTTCAGGAAACTAATCAGTCGAGCATCGAAGAGTGGGATGAGATTCCTACAGCTCAACCAGCTTCCGAAAGCGTGAAAGCTGAGTTGAAGCTTGAGGAACCAGACATGGAAACATCACAAGAAGTATACCCAGAACAGACACAGAACTCAAGTGCTTCGGAAGAAGTACAACAAGAGCCAAGCGTCTCTTACGAGCAACCAGAGCTGTCAACAGCTCCAGAAGAAGTTCAGCTGGAATATCAGCAAAGTTACGCATCCGAAGCTGACTATCAGCAGTACCCGACAGCAGTCGAGCAAGAGTATCAAGCTCCGGTAGACTACAATTACCAATACGCTCCAGAACAACCGGTACCGACGGAAGCAGACACAAATCAACCGCCAATCCAGCAAGAAGATCCGGCGTACTGGACCACGGCACGGCAAGCCGTCAAAGCCAAGACGATCACTGCGCTGGGACAGTCCCGTACACCGGAAACCATCGCGGAAGTCGCGAACAACGGCGAAGTCGTTGAACCCGTAGAACGCCGCTCAACCCCATCCGAATCAAAGCGCAGCTCGCCAATGGGCGAGATCGTTTCGACGAGCGAGATTCACCAGAGTCAACCGGAAGAGCAACCAGCAGTGGACACCACGCAGTACGACTACTCGCAGTATCCGCAGGAGTACGATCCAGCTGCAGAGCAGCAAGCCTACCAGCAGTACCCACAAGACGGCTCCGATCAGCAATACTACGAGTATCAAGAGCAGGACCCCGCACAAGCTCAGCAACAATATCAAGAGTACGCGGAAGGAACCAACGTCGATCCGAACCAGTACCAGCAAGCTACGGAATACCCCGGCCCGACGCAGTACGTGTTCGAGCAAGGCTACTACGATCAGCCCCAGCCAGTTGATCCGAACCAGCAGCAAGCCTACTACGATCAGTCGCAGCAACCGCTGCCGACGGAAGACCAGCAGCAGTACGATCCGAACCAGCAGGCCTACTACGATCCGAacgccgagcagcagcagccgtaTTACGAGGAAGCGCCCGCTCCAGATCAAACCGTCTACGAACAGTCGCAGGATTACGGAGCGTACGAGACTTCGCAGTCGGAAGGTCAGGAGGCTGTCGCTGTCCCGGTTGAGACGGAAGCAGTGGAACAAAAAGAACCGGAAACGGAGAGTATCTCCAAAGTTGAGGAGGAGACACCGGCCGTAGGCACGGAGGAGGCATCGTCGCCATCGCTGTTGTTTGCAACGTCGGAAGAGTCCGAGCAACATGCGAAGGTCGTGGAAGAGAAGCAAGAGCAGAAGAAAATCGAGGAATCCCGTGGTGGAGAGGATGGTAAAGACACGACAACTGTCAGCTCGGTGAACGACGAGAGTGACTTTGACTTTTCGACGCAGTGA
- the LOC120418324 gene encoding kinesin-like protein Klp98A codes for MASLKVAVRVRPFNQRENELGAKLIVQMDGKKTRLLKPKVAGLLNGGANLPGTGSGLEPWNDFTFDHSYWSVDESDGHFTPQERVFEDLGTEIVDCAFQGYNACVFAYGQTGSGKTFTMMGTAEAQGLIPRICRSLFGRMKLGQEEGVGYKTQCSYLEIYNERVKDLLGPSSAGHGLRVREHRTLGPYVENLSQHPVSDYGEIQNCMVQGNNQRTTASTNMNDTSSRSHAIFTITFVQARYLDDMPSETVSKIHLVDLAGSERANATGATGQRLKEGAHINKSLVTLGSVISALAEQTNPTHNKRILYIPYRDSILTWLLKDSLGGNSKTIMIAAISPADVNYSETLSTLRYANRAKNIINKPTINEDPNVKLIRELREEIFKLKGMLSSDDSSLLEPSLKVLEDLHKKEAQEKVLTEEWTEKWREAQSILREQKSLGLRKSGVGVVLDSEIPHLIGIHDDISTGVTLYSLKEGETTIGTADATHPRDIVLNGIGIHPEHCRIVLDNGNATIYPQPSATCLLNASIIEAPTAISQGDILLLGRTNMFRYNNPAEAAKMRQDNASGGQRSSRLDLSRLSLIAASRENLCGSFMSDDDQSGLVSPANPLRFRQYTPSREDTELQDEHRKILQTIENALKQLNLERSRMHEQFKSKIKLCREELDRLEATKRDKLMILDCRIDELMARREMILWEKSNEKTQVDILVRQLSALRTQLDTKKRDFFEYVAKELQELQDCGKLDEASIELIQNAPQSEDYSEILLTISRSLDNYSAQYIREYIRKNREEIDKFERELREKESLLETSNAKMAELDVKIAELEQLNQELLVQRSQVEMEQIQRKKQSMTLNLSRTTDSEGQRTDSGGDTDHSLQDGATSLAPRTLETCDTFHTANSDCSFVSALNTPALQSLIPTPSSTDGTESHESDYEEASHGQGGMSDSGVSFETNKVGEGGKLNGKLLFQSDDHCLLLTASTPNSKYAKKTLIVNGSNIEISAGGRVGGSSDESDENSNHGKGQSGGGQLLRLSASNQSNKGSVRTEIFDIRHGIHPLRASDEEDDDEDGSSVDNSSITSSTANLILCEMNLLRESIATKKAEIMKILETNGDKTNLDGKINELQELQKRIVQLEIKIQDVEKSCLSDGEGAIDSIRDLPGSFTDSDDSRVNSCIYPDYLRRQQASLYAPSVTRSLPSIEGSYRSEYLINIPTYIIRGAGKQTHYEYEVKINLPDERWTLLRRYSRFRELHLKMKQVYGDKITSIPFPRREIFASNTESVAKNRRSGLEKYLRRLLIVCSKIPHSPIYEGEGRPGLTKGSLIELHATFFKKGLFETGKHGTG; via the exons ATGGCTTCGCTCAAGGTTGCGGTTCGGGTGCGTCCCTTCAACCAGAG AGAGAATGAGCTCGGCGCCAAACTCATCGTCCAGATGGACGGCAAGAAGACGCGGCTGCTCAAACCGAAGGTCGCCGGGCTGCTCAACGGAGGGGCTAACCTGCCGGGAACCGGCAGCGGGCTCGAGCCGTGGAACGACTTCACCTTCGACCACTCGTACTGGTCGGTGGACGAATCGGACGGGCACTTTACGCCGCAGGAGCGCGTCTTCGAGGACCTCGGCACGGAGATTGTGGATTGCGCGTTTCAAG GCTACAACGCGTGCGTGTTCGCGTACGGCCAGACCGGCAGCGGCAAAACGTTCACCATGATGGGCACGGCCGAAGCCCAGGGTCTGATTCCGCGCATCTGCCGGTCGCTGTTCGGCCGGATGAAGCTCGGCCAGGAGGAGGGCGTCGGCTACAAGACGCAGTGTTCGTACCTGGAGATCTACAACGAGCGGGTGAAGGATCTGCTCGGCCCAAGCAGCGCCGGGCATGGGCTGAGGGTTCGCGAACATCGGACGTTGGGTCCGTATGTGGAGAATTTGTCCCAGCATCCGGTGTCGGATTACGGGGAGATTCAGAACTGCATGGTTCAGGGAAATAATCAAAGGACGACGGCCAGTACCAACATGAACGACACGAGCAGTCGAAGTCACGCGATCTTCACGATCACGTTCGTGCAGGCTCGGTATTTGGACGACATGCCGAGCGAAACGGTGTCGAAGATCCACCTGGTTGATCTGGCGGGGAGTGAGCGGGCTAATGCAACTGGGGCGACCGGTCAGCGGTTGAAGGAGGGAGCACATATCAACAAATCTCTGGTAACGCTGGGGAGTGTGATATCGGCTTTGGCGGAACAGACCAACCCGACTCACAACAAAAGGATCCTGTACATCCCGTACCGAGACTCGATCCTCACCTGGCTGTTGAAGGACAGTCTTGGCGGGAACAGTAAAACGATCATGATCGCGGCGATCTCCCCGGCGGATGTCAATTACAGTGAAACGCTGAGTACGCTGAGGTACGCCAACCGGGCCAAGAACATCATCAACAAACCGACGATCAACGAGGATCCGAACGTTAAGCTGATCCGCGAGCTTCGGGAAGAGATCTTCAAGCTTAAGGGAATGCTTTCGAGTGACGACTCTTCCTTGTTGGAGCCCTCGCTCAAAGTGCTGGAAGATCTGCACAAGAAGGAAGCTCAGGAGAAGGTCCTGACGGAGGAGTGGACCGAGAAGTGGCGCGAAGCGCAGTCAATTCTGAGGGAGCAGAAGTCGCTTGGGTTGAGGAAGTCCGGGGTTGGGGTTGTGTTGGACTCGGAGATTCCGCATCTGATTGGCATTCACGACGATATTAGCACCGGGGTGACGCTGTACAGCTTGAAGGAGGGTGAAACCACGATCGGCACTGCGGACGCCACGCATCCTCGGGACATTGTCCTCAATGGGATCGGCATCCATCCGGAGCACTGCCGAATCGTGCTGGACAACGGGAATGCCACAATCTACCCGCAACCGTCGGCCACGTGTCTCCTTAATGCGTCCATCATCGAAGCCCCAACGGCCATCAGTCAGGGTGACATCCTACTACTCGGTAGAACCAACATGTTCCGGTACAACAACCCGGCCGAGGCGGCCAAGATGCGACAGGACAACGCAAGCGGAGGTCAGCGATCCTCGCGGTTAGACCTTTCCCGACTGTCGTTGATCGCCGCGTCCCGAGAGAACCTCTGCGGAAGTTTCATGAGCGATGACGACCAGAGTGGACTCGTTTCACCCGCGAACCCGCTGCGCTTCCGGCAGTACACGCCCAGTCGGGAAGACACGGAACTGCAGGACGAGCACCGGAAGATCCTGCAGACGATCGAGAACGCGCTCAAGCAGCTGAACCTGGAGCGATCGCGCATGCACGAGCAGTTCAAGAGCAAGATCAAGCTCTGCCGAGAGGAGTTGGACCGGCTGGAGGCCACCAAGCGGGACAAGCTGATGATCCTGGACTGCCGGATAGACGAGCTGATGGCACGGCGCGAGATGATACTCTGGGAGAAGAGTAACGAAAAGACGCAG GTGGACATTTTAGTTAGACAGCTATCGGCCCTGCGAACGCAGCTCGACACCAAGAAGCGCGATTTCTTCGAGTACGTCGCCAAAGAGCTACAGGAGCTGCAGGACTGCGGCAAGCTGGACGAG GCAAGCATCGAGCTGATCCAGAACGCACCGCAAAGCGAGGACTACTCGGAGATTTTGCTGACAATTTCGCGCTCGCTGGACAACTACTCCGCCCAGTACATTCGGGAGTACATCCGGAAGAAT CGCGAAGAGATCGATAAGTTCGAGCGGGAGCTGCGCGAGAAGGAGTCTCTGCTCGAGACCAGCAACGCCAAGATGGCCGAACTGGACGTGAAGATAGCCGAGCTGGAGCAGCTGAACCAGGAGCTGCTGGTGCAGCGCTCCCAGGTCGAGATGGAGCAGATCCAGCGGAAGAAGCAGTC AATGACCCTAAACCTATCACGGACGACGGACTCAGAAGGTCAGCGCACCGATTCCGGCGGTGACACGGATCATTCGCTGCAAGATGGCGCCACGTCGCTAGCTCCACGGACGCTGGAGACCTGCGACACGTTCCACACGGCCAATTCGGACTGTTCGTTTGTGTCGGCGCTGAACACTCCGGCGCTGCAGAGTCTGATTCCGACGCCAAGTTCCACGGATGGGACGGAATCGCACGAGTCGGACTACGAGGAGGCAAGTCATGGTCAGGGTGGGATGAGCGATAGCGGGGTCAGCTTTGAGACTAATAAAGTTGGCGAGGGTGGGAAGCTGAACGGGAAGTTGCTGTTCCAGTCGGATGATCATTGTTTGCTGTTGACGGCTTCGACGCCGAACTCAAAGTACGCGAAAAAGACGCTGATCGTGAATGGGAGCAATATTGAGATCAGTGCTGGAGGCAGGGTTGGAGGATCCAGCGACGAGTCGGATGAGAACTCGAACCATGGGAAGGGCCAGAGTGGAGGGGGGCAACTTTTGAGACTGAGCGCAAGCAACCAGAGCAACAAGGGAAGTGTCCGGACGGAGATCTTCGACATCCGGCACGGCATTCACCCGTTGAGAGCGAGTGACGAGGAGGACGATGACGAGGACGGTTCGTCGGTGGACAACAGCTCGATAACCTCATCCACCGCCAATTTGATCTTGTGCGAGATGAACCTGCTGCGGGAGAGCATTGCCACGAAGAAGGCCGAGATCATGAAGATCCTGGAGACGAACGGGGACAAGACGAACCTGGATGGAAAGATAAACGAGCTCCAGGAGCTGCAGAAACGCATTGTTCAGCTGGAGATCAAGATCCAGGACGTGGAGAAGAGTTGTCTGTCGGATGGTGAGGGAGCGATCGACTCGATACGAGACCTTCCTGGTAGTTTCACCGACAGCGACGACAGCCGGGTGAACTCGTGCATCTATCCGGACTATCTGCGGCGCCAACAGGCGAGTCTGTACGCGCCAAGCGTGACGCGATCGCTTCCGTCCATCGAGGGTTCCTACC GCTCCGAGTACCTGATCAACATCCCGACGTACATCATCCGGGGCGCGGGCAAGCAGACGCACTACGAGTACGAGGTCAAAATCAACCTGCCCGACGAGCGGTGGACGCTGCTCCGGCGGTACAGCCGCTTCCGCGAGCTGCACCTCAAGATGAAGCAGGTGTACGGGGATAAG ATCACATCCATCCCGTTCCCGCGCCGGGAGATTTTCGCGTCCAACACGGAATCCGTTGCGAAGAATCGGCGCAGCGGCCTGGAAAAGTACCTCCGCCGGCTGCTGATCGTGTGCAGCAAGATTCCGCACAGCCCGATCTACGAGGGCGAAGGTCGACCCGGTCTAACCAAGGGCTCGCTGATCGAGCTGCACGCGACCTTCTTCAAGAAGGGACTGTTCGAAACGGGCAAACACGGCACAGGTTAG